A window of the Limanda limanda chromosome 8, fLimLim1.1, whole genome shotgun sequence genome harbors these coding sequences:
- the LOC133009562 gene encoding transmembrane protein 263-A-like — MKVLTSQQEVDEESCSPSVESNNHHSWEDREQEEVLHNLKEEHTHDPDKDHPRPEAGVIWRMGGGLFSMTRNVVGATLGGVAWVGTKSFEITKTAVTSVPAASVGLVKRSVSVVTGGVGAVGSAVASKVTTRKKDKAD; from the exons ATGAAG GTGCTGACTTCACAGCAGGAGGTAGATGAGGAGAGCTGCTCGCCTTCTGTTGAATCCAACAACCATCACAGCTGGGaggacagagagcaggaggaagttCTCCACAATCTCAAAGAGGAACATACACATG ACCCAGATAAGGACCACCCCAGGCCAGAGGCAGGAGTCATTTGGAGAATGGGCGGCGGACTGTTCAGCATGACTCGAAACGTTGTTGGTGCAACCCTGGGCGGTGTTGCATGGGTAGGAACTAAAAGTTTTGAGATCACCAAGACAGCTGTGACCAGTGTGCCAGCAGCCAGTGTAGGACTGGTCAAAAGAAGTGTCTCTGTGGTTACAGGAGGTGTTGGAGCAGTAGGATCTGCGGTTGCAAGTAAAGTCACAACAAGGAAGAAGGACAAAGCTGACTGA